A region of the Micromonospora sediminicola genome:
CGCGCGCTCCGCGCCTCCGCGGGGCGGATCCGCCGGTCTGCGCGCCGCCCACGCCGACTGCGCCCGGCAGGTCACCAAGGCCGTCGGCGCGGACTGGCGGTCGGGACGGCTGCAGCTGTCCGTGGTCTTCCCGTCGGCCCCGGCGTGGTCCGGCGGGGCCCGCTGGTACCGCTGCGACGTCGCCGAGGTCAACGACCTGGACGACGGCACGGTGACCGAGCGTCAGGGCAGCCTGCGCGCCGCTCTGAGGCCCGGTTCGCCGCTGGCGCTGGGCTGCTTCAACCCGAAGCTGGTCAAGGACGACATCGAGGCGATGCGGCCGGTCGCCTGCACCGCGAAGCACCACGCCGAGTTCGTCGGGATCTGGCAGGCGCCGGACATCAGCTACGCGGAGTTCCAGCGCACCTCGCTGCGGGCGCACAAGGCGTGCCGGGGACTGATCGCCACGTACGCCAAGGTGCCGAACGACGGCAACATGCAGTACCGGGCCGGCACCATCATCTACCACCCGTACGAGCAGCAGTGGCGCGACGGCGACCGGGGCGTGCAGTGCTTCCTCTGGGTCTCCGACCGCACGCTGACCCGGTCGGTCCGGGGCGCCGGGGCGAAGGCGCTGCCGGTCACCTGAGCCGGGGGCGGGGCGGGCGTCGGCCCACCCCGCCCGGTGTGCTCAGCCGACCTGGAGCGTCACGTCGTCCAGGACGAAGCTGGTCTGCAACGAGGAGTCCTCGACACCGGTCCACTTGAGCGTGACCGTCTGACCGGCGTACGCGGCGAGGTTGAAGGTGCGCTGGGTGTAGCCGGTGGCCTTGTTCAGGTTCGAGTAGGTCGCCAGCGTGGTCGAGCCGACCTGCACGGTCAGCTTGTCGTACGCGGTCGAGGTGGTCGTCTCGGCCGAGTCGATGTGCAGCCAGAAGGCCAGCGTGTAACTGGCGCAGCCGGCCGGCAGGGTGACCGACTGGCTCAGCGTGTCGGTGTGCGACGAGCCGTAGCCGTCCAGCCACGCCTTGTAGGAGCCGGTCCGGGCCGCCTGGCCGGAGTCGTTGGTGATCACGCCCGAGCTGGCCGTCCACGGCGTGCTGCCCGACTCGAAGCTGCTGTTGCCGATGAGCTGTCCGCCGGTGCAGCCGCCGCCCCCGCCGGTCACGGTGAGCGTGTAGCTGGCGGTGCGGGTGGCCGAGCCGGTGCCGGTCACGGTGAGCGTGAACGTGCCGGTGGTCGCCGACGACGAGGCGGTGACCGTCATGGTGGCGGAGCCGCCCGAGGTGACCGAGGACGGGCTGAAGCTCACCGAGACGCCGCTCGGGGCGCCGCTGGCGGACAGCGCCACGGTCTGCGCGCTGCCGCTGGTGGTGGCGGTACTGACGGTGGCGGTGGTGGAGCCGCCCCGGGCGACGCTGCCGGAGGTGGGGCTCACCGCGACGGAGAAGTCGTTGGTCGGGGTGCCGCCGCCGACCGCGAGCTGCCAGATGGCGTACGCCACGCCGTCGGCGCTGCGGTTGAGGACGGTCGTGTTGATGTTGCTGGTGGTGTCGCAGGAGCGGTGGTAGCAGCCGTCGTACGCCGCGCCCGCGGTGCCGCCCCACTTGCTGGCCTGCGCCGCGGTCTTGGTGTAGCTGGCGCCCGCCGCGTACCCGGAGGTCTGGATGCCGGCGTTGGCGAACGAGTAGTCGTCGGAGCGGCCCTGGCCCTCGGTGTTCTCCTCCGGCTGGATGCCGAAGGAGTCCCAGTACGCCTTCAGCGGCGCCGCGGTGGCCGAGGTGATCCGGTTGATGAAGTAGCCGCCGTTGGGCGAGCCGACCATGTCGAAGTTGTAGTAGCCCTTGATGTAGCCCCGCTGGGTGGAGCTGAGCTGGTTGACGTAGTGCTTCGAGCCCTGCAGCCCCTGCTCCTCGCCGTTCCACCAGGCGAACCGGACCCGCTTGGTCATGGTGGGGTTCTGCGCCGCGAGCACCAGGGCGTTCTCCAGCAGGGTGGCCGAGCCGGAGCCGTTGTCGTTGATGCCCGGGCCGGCGGAGACGCTGTCCAGGTGGGCGCCGAACATGACGACCTGGTCGGTCGGGCCCTGCGGCCACTCGGCGATGAGGTTGCTGCCCGGGTAGGTGCAGGTGGTGCAGTTCTGCTCGGTGACCGTGTAACCGGCCGCCTGGAGCTTGCCCTTGACGTAGCTGACCGACGCGGCGTAGCCGGCCGAGCCGGCCCGTCGGTTGCCGCCGTTGCTGCTGGCGATGGAGTTGAACTGGGTGAGGTGGGCCTGGATGTTGGCCAGGGAGACGTCCGGCGCGGCGAGCGCGGCGGCGGTGGCGGGCGCCGGGGCGGGGGCCGGCGCGGGAGCGGCGGAGGCGGTGCCGGCCAGGCTCGCCGTCGTCAGGGTGGCGACGAGGGCGAGCGCGAGGCTCGTGGTCGGCGTGCTGCGTCTCATGGAGACTCCTCATGGGGGTCGGCGGGCGGGGGTGACGGGTCGACCGGTGATCGGAACAGTTACATGTATCGATCGCGCAGTCAACGGCGCGTCACATCCCACCAACCCCCTACCGCCCCCGGGATGCCTCTCTCCCGCCACCTTCGGACTGACCAAGGAGTTCGCCGTCGGCGATCCGACGGCGAACTCCTTGATCAACCCAGCGGAGGGGCGGAGCCGGTCAGCCTCGGCGCAGGACGGCCAGGAACATGGCGTCCGTGCCGTGACGGTGCGGCCAGAGCTGCACCGTCGGGCCGTCGCCCAGACCCAGCATGCCGGCCGGCAGCAGCGGCCGGGCGTCGACGAAGTCGACCGGGAGGCCGCAGCGCCGGGACGCCTCGGTCAC
Encoded here:
- a CDS encoding septum formation family protein, producing MRRWWAAVAAGTVAVLALGGCGAPAGVDRDLADDWPAFAAPVGFVPKADVCHPTVADVGYLSGYQPVDCATTHRAETLHVGTLTGPEAARSAPPRGGSAGLRAAHADCARQVTKAVGADWRSGRLQLSVVFPSAPAWSGGARWYRCDVAEVNDLDDGTVTERQGSLRAALRPGSPLALGCFNPKLVKDDIEAMRPVACTAKHHAEFVGIWQAPDISYAEFQRTSLRAHKACRGLIATYAKVPNDGNMQYRAGTIIYHPYEQQWRDGDRGVQCFLWVSDRTLTRSVRGAGAKALPVT
- a CDS encoding M28 family peptidase; translation: MRRSTPTTSLALALVATLTTASLAGTASAAPAPAPAPAPATAAALAAPDVSLANIQAHLTQFNSIASSNGGNRRAGSAGYAASVSYVKGKLQAAGYTVTEQNCTTCTYPGSNLIAEWPQGPTDQVVMFGAHLDSVSAGPGINDNGSGSATLLENALVLAAQNPTMTKRVRFAWWNGEEQGLQGSKHYVNQLSSTQRGYIKGYYNFDMVGSPNGGYFINRITSATAAPLKAYWDSFGIQPEENTEGQGRSDDYSFANAGIQTSGYAAGASYTKTAAQASKWGGTAGAAYDGCYHRSCDTTSNINTTVLNRSADGVAYAIWQLAVGGGTPTNDFSVAVSPTSGSVARGGSTTATVSTATTSGSAQTVALSASGAPSGVSVSFSPSSVTSGGSATMTVTASSSATTGTFTLTVTGTGSATRTASYTLTVTGGGGGCTGGQLIGNSSFESGSTPWTASSGVITNDSGQAARTGSYKAWLDGYGSSHTDTLSQSVTLPAGCASYTLAFWLHIDSAETTTSTAYDKLTVQVGSTTLATYSNLNKATGYTQRTFNLAAYAGQTVTLKWTGVEDSSLQTSFVLDDVTLQVG